From a region of the Candidatus Gracilibacteria bacterium genome:
- a CDS encoding UTP--glucose-1-phosphate uridylyltransferase — MKKITKCVIPAAGMGTRFLPATKALPKEMFPIVDKPVMQYLVEEAIAAGCEDIIIITGRSKRAIEDHFDSNPELEQRLDKSGKFEYLKKVKSVSGEANIIYIRQPYPRGDGDAILRAKSIIGDEPFLVLFGDDIIDNPITAAQQLVSRFQEVGKSVIASIEVTEKEVSSYGIMETTDSKITKFIEKPNASETQSRHAAIGKYILTPDIFEYLENAESSVGDGEIRLADAFIDMNKKTDIYSLTIEGTRYDTGNTVGYLKACVAYAMKNPEIASEMKDFLKSF; from the coding sequence ATGAAAAAAATAACAAAGTGTGTCATACCAGCTGCGGGAATGGGAACAAGATTTCTTCCTGCTACAAAAGCTCTTCCAAAGGAAATGTTTCCGATTGTTGATAAACCTGTAATGCAATATCTTGTAGAAGAAGCTATAGCTGCGGGATGTGAGGATATTATTATTATTACAGGACGAAGCAAGCGAGCTATTGAGGATCATTTTGATTCAAACCCAGAACTTGAGCAACGACTCGATAAATCTGGAAAGTTTGAATATTTAAAAAAAGTAAAATCAGTTTCTGGTGAAGCTAATATTATTTATATCAGACAACCATACCCTAGAGGAGATGGTGACGCGATACTTCGAGCAAAGAGTATTATTTGAGATGAACCTTTTTTAGTATTATTTGGTGATGATATTATAGATAATCCTATTACTGCAGCGCAGCAACTCGTTTCCAGGTTTCAGGAAGTTGGGAAATCAGTGATTGCGAGCATAGAAGTAACTGAAAAAGAAGTTTCAAGTTATGGAATTATGGAAACAACAGATTCTAAAATAACAAAATTTATAGAAAAACCAAATGCCTCAGAAACACAGTCTCGTCACGCAGCGATTGGAAAATATATTCTGACTCCAGATATTTTTGAATACCTGGAAAATGCAGAGTCGAGTGTGTGAGATGGAGAGATTCGTCTCGCAGACGCGTTTATAGATATGAATAAAAAGACTGATATATATTCACTTACGATTGAGTGAACACGTTATGATACATGAAATACTGTTTGATACCTCAAGGCTTGTGTCGCCTACGCAATGAAAAATCCTGAGATTGCCAGCGAGATGAAAGATTTCTTAAAATCATTCTAA
- a CDS encoding glucose-6-phosphate isomerase translates to MIQIVTAPVLTHDTSPEDIVGNILNKREDLGFIDVDSTVNTQEILKYIDSVTLEFDTMVVLGIGGSALGTRAIFEALRGKNHNEIPGVQKLYILDTIETDTISDLLEILDLKKTMFCVISKSGSTIETQSQYVFFRKQVQSIQSDWKKHFCFVVGENFLYTSELENDFQIFELADNIGGRFSVFTAVGLLPLAFVGIDIDGLISGLSGIKTNCLSKDISQNIALHLAIMQYYYYKTETKNICVFFPYSSRLGQIGEWYKQLLAESIGKDGVGVTPCSAIGVTDQHSQLQLYQDGPQDKLFITLEILNSQSELFIDKNKSLTFDSLLKIEKYGTESSLRNEGIPVISLAMEKLDERNIAQLLYIFEFQIAYLGELFDINAFDQPGVEKSKIITKQKLLSDFPDLDLMLEAFKI, encoded by the coding sequence ATGATACAAATCGTTACTGCTCCAGTTTTGACTCATGATACATCTCCAGAAGATATAGTTTGAAATATTTTAAACAAGAGAGAAGATTTATGATTTATTGATGTAGATTCTACAGTGAACACGCAAGAAATACTAAAATATATTGACTCTGTCACTCTAGAGTTTGATACAATGGTTGTTCTTGGTATTTGAGGTTCAGCACTTGGAACCAGAGCTATATTTGAAGCACTCAGATGAAAAAATCATAATGAAATACCTGGAGTTCAAAAACTTTATATCCTCGATACTATTGAAACAGACACAATATCTGATTTACTAGAGATACTAGATTTAAAAAAAACTATGTTTTGCGTGATTTCAAAATCATGATCAACTATAGAAACACAGTCACAGTATGTATTTTTTAGAAAACAAGTACAAAGTATACAATCAGACTGGAAGAAACATTTTTGTTTTGTAGTTGGTGAAAATTTTTTATATACATCTGAGTTAGAAAATGATTTTCAAATCTTTGAACTTGCTGATAATATTTGAGGAAGATTTTCAGTGTTTACAGCAGTTTGACTCTTGCCACTTGCATTTGTTTGAATTGATATTGATTGACTGATTTCTGGGCTCAGTGGAATAAAAACAAACTGTTTATCCAAAGATATATCTCAAAATATAGCACTACATCTCGCTATCATGCAGTACTATTATTACAAAACTGAGACAAAGAATATTTGTGTATTTTTTCCTTACTCAAGCAGATTAGGGCAAATAGGAGAGTGGTATAAACAACTTCTCGCTGAGAGTATTGGGAAAGACTGAGTTTGAGTGACTCCTTGTAGTGCAATTTGAGTAACAGATCAACACTCTCAGTTACAACTCTATCAGGATGGGCCACAAGATAAACTCTTTATAACTCTAGAAATACTAAATTCTCAAAGTGAATTATTTATTGATAAAAATAAATCACTTACTTTTGATTCACTTCTTAAAATAGAAAAATATGGAACAGAATCTTCTCTAAGAAATGAGTGAATTCCAGTTATTTCTCTTGCTATGGAAAAACTCGATGAAAGAAATATAGCTCAGCTCCTTTATATATTTGAATTTCAAATAGCCTATTTATGAGAACTATTTGATATCAATGCCTTTGATCAACCCTGAGTAGAAAAATCAAAAATTATTACAAAACAAAAGTTACTCAGTGATTTTCCAGATTTAGATTTAATGCTAGAAGCATTTAAGATTTAA
- a CDS encoding oligosaccharide flippase family protein — MYKKIASNTIAQIISKALTAIISIFLIGILTKYLPIELYGSYNKIYSYLGIFAFLADLGLYTITIREISRAQTAPEKIIGNVLSLRTGLGVIIIFIALAIAYFLPGYNDFYTLLAIAIVGVFTLVSLINSAILALMQSQLKMEFSLISVVSGKLITLVLIAYFLIFMFDASQNNIAFISVFIAGFLGVLVNTLLNYNYAKKFIDIRYRFDLDYISYIFKTSLPYGLALFLSVVYFKIDVILLSLLESPEQADISIALYGLPMKIIEVLMVLGGFYLNSLLPSLTQKYKSKNYISLGNMLGISLKILFSFGLLIFALGNLFGTEVIRIIATPEYLDPISSLYSSLDAFRIVLAVLMFYFVSLSFIYMLIASEKQGILLWINSGVTALNIIGNIILIPYYSFYGAAIVTLVSQILLTICTAIIVLKTISFPMKYVHSMVLGAVGMLIIYMIFDTLKGLTNFNDIINICFYTPLFLLLYAGWEFIFSKNLRTNI; from the coding sequence TTGTACAAAAAAATAGCATCAAATACTATAGCACAAATTATTTCAAAAGCTTTAACAGCAATAATTTCCATATTTCTCATCGGTATTTTAACAAAATATCTTCCTATAGAGCTGTATTGAAGCTATAATAAGATATATAGTTATCTTGGTATTTTCGCATTTTTAGCAGATCTTTGACTGTATACTATAACCATCCGTGAAATTTCGAGAGCTCAGACAGCTCCCGAGAAGATTATTGGAAATGTATTGTCACTTCGAACATGACTTTGAGTTATTATTATATTTATAGCTCTCGCTATTGCGTATTTTTTGCCTTGATATAATGATTTTTATACACTTCTTGCAATCGCTATCGTGTGAGTTTTTACACTTGTAAGTCTCATAAATTCGGCAATTTTGGCACTCATGCAATCTCAACTCAAGATGGAATTTTCACTTATATCCGTTGTAAGTGGGAAGCTTATAACTCTTGTTCTCATTGCATACTTCTTGATTTTTATGTTTGATGCGAGTCAAAATAATATAGCGTTTATTTCTGTTTTTATTGCAGGTTTTTTGTGAGTACTAGTCAATACATTGTTAAACTATAACTACGCAAAAAAATTTATAGATATTCGTTACAGATTTGATTTGGATTATATATCATATATATTTAAAACATCTCTCCCATACTGACTCGCTTTATTTCTGTCAGTAGTTTATTTTAAAATAGACGTCATATTATTATCACTGTTAGAATCTCCAGAACAGGCAGATATTTCAATAGCACTTTATTGACTTCCTATGAAAATAATTGAGGTACTCATGGTACTCGGGTGATTTTATTTAAATTCATTGCTTCCATCACTCACGCAAAAATATAAATCTAAAAATTATATTTCCCTTTGAAATATGCTTTGAATTTCACTGAAGATATTATTTAGTTTTGGGTTACTCATTTTTGCCCTTTGAAATCTATTTTGAACAGAAGTTATTCGTATTATTGCAACTCCAGAATATTTAGATCCTATAAGCAGTCTATATTCTTCACTCGACGCTTTTAGAATTGTTTTGGCTGTACTTATGTTTTATTTTGTCTCGCTGAGTTTTATATATATGCTCATAGCTTCTGAAAAACAGGGAATACTACTCTGGATTAATTCGTGAGTAACAGCTCTTAATATAATAGGAAATATAATTCTTATACCCTATTATTCATTTTATTGAGCCGCAATAGTTACACTTGTGAGTCAGATATTACTCACTATTTGTACTGCGATAATAGTTTTAAAAACTATTTCGTTTCCTATGAAATATGTACATAGTATGGTTTTATGAGCTGTAGGTATGCTCATAATATATATGATATTTGATACCTTAAAATGACTCACAAATTTTAATGACATCATTAATATTTGCTTCTATACACCTTTGTTTTTACTTCTATATGCTTGATGGGAATTTATATTTTCTAAAAATTTACGTACAAATATATAG
- a CDS encoding type II secretion system protein — protein MKIHRPKAFTLIELLVVIAIIGFIGVAASKFNFSRLSQNERLNIQVLQINNVLQEIKNNALIGRGVGTQTITPDAWKVDISQSASGTITSSYTLDNQATWIAYSESWKSENSIFMSELYCEDLTGTRTTISNVASLIIVGNTIKLVSSSCNPQRDKYLGLTLSSGLRETQIKVSSISGVIESN, from the coding sequence ATGAAAATACATAGACCTAAAGCCTTTACACTTATAGAGTTATTAGTTGTAATTGCAATAATATGATTTATTGGAGTAGCTGCGAGTAAGTTTAATTTTTCTAGACTTAGTCAAAATGAACGACTCAACATTCAGGTATTACAAATTAATAATGTTCTGCAAGAAATAAAAAATAATGCCCTCATTGGAAGATGAGTGGGGACTCAAACTATCACTCCAGATGCTTGGAAGGTAGATATATCCCAAAGTGCCTCTTGAACTATTACGAGCTCATATACACTAGATAACCAGGCAACATGGATTGCATACTCAGAAAGTTGGAAAAGTGAAAATAGTATATTTATGTCTGAACTGTATTGTGAAGATTTAACCTGAACTCGAACTACTATATCAAATGTTGCCTCTCTCATTATTGTGTGAAATACCATCAAGCTTGTTTCAAGTAGCTGTAACCCTCAGAGAGATAAGTACTTATGACTTACATTGAGTAGTTGACTACGAGAAACACAAATTAAAGTCTCAAGTATTAGTTGAGTAATAGAATCAAACTAA
- a CDS encoding fibronectin type III domain-containing protein, producing the protein MKKIGVLLFAILLSFLQGVYALVAPSSLEVTQVTGSSVTLDWDVDANAEGYYVYYGTKSASGSTYESEGVDLIDGSETSVDNLKPETKYFFAVTSVDSDGNESDFSKEVSYTTLKTGESKNVSKFKILSVSVIDTETLEFQFSSQLDSSGSAVNEFAIQNKSNLKQLPVDISSVNEADPSKVLVVLGESLTPETSYKVTVLDMRDSAGNSIEAGINAFINFETPTFKSKAPVKIENTEVIEEDNTAVTPPSQNTQNEASSPNEENTTEVDSNPSATINKGNAGQTISQADIDSNTLSTAAESEALPQTGPGQWILLIIAFLFVGAIYFINTRRRSV; encoded by the coding sequence ATGAAAAAAATTTGAGTTCTATTGTTTGCGATTCTTTTAAGTTTTTTACAATGAGTTTATGCACTCGTTGCCCCATCAAGTTTAGAGGTAACACAAGTTACTGGATCAAGTGTAACACTCGATTGGGATGTTGACGCAAATGCAGAGTGATATTACGTATACTACGGTACAAAATCAGCTTCTGGGAGTACGTATGAATCTGAGTGAGTAGATCTCATTGATGGAAGTGAGACGAGTGTTGATAACTTAAAACCAGAAACAAAATATTTTTTCGCCGTTACTTCCGTAGATAGTGATGGAAATGAATCAGATTTTTCAAAAGAAGTTTCATACACAACACTCAAAACGTGAGAGAGTAAAAATGTATCAAAATTTAAAATACTTTCAGTGAGTGTTATAGATACAGAGACTTTAGAATTTCAGTTTTCTTCACAACTTGACTCGTCTGGAAGTGCTGTAAACGAGTTTGCAATACAAAATAAATCAAATTTAAAACAACTTCCTGTAGATATTAGTTCTGTAAATGAAGCTGATCCATCAAAGGTTCTTGTTGTTCTTGGTGAGAGTCTCACTCCTGAAACTTCATACAAAGTAACAGTTTTAGATATGAGAGACTCTGCATGAAACAGTATTGAAGCTGGGATTAATGCATTTATTAACTTTGAAACTCCTACTTTTAAATCAAAAGCACCTGTTAAAATTGAAAATACAGAAGTCATTGAAGAAGACAACACAGCTGTGACTCCACCGAGCCAAAATACACAAAACGAAGCTAGTTCTCCTAATGAAGAAAATACAACAGAAGTAGATTCTAATCCCTCAGCTACAATAAATAAATGAAATGCTGGTCAAACTATTTCTCAAGCTGACATTGATTCTAATACTCTCTCAACAGCTGCAGAAAGTGAAGCCCTTCCTCAGACTTGACCGGGTCAATGGATTCTCCTGATAATTGCATTTTTATTTGTTGGAGCCATCTATTTTATTAATACGAGACGTAGAAGTGTATAA
- the secE gene encoding preprotein translocase subunit SecE yields the protein MIQFFKDSVRELRHVVWPTPKETRDFFFLVLLILTLFTIYLFIFSNIFSQFILWLNNVI from the coding sequence ATGATACAGTTTTTCAAAGACTCTGTTCGAGAGCTCAGACACGTTGTATGGCCAACACCAAAAGAAACTCGAGACTTCTTCTTTCTCGTGTTACTTATTTTAACACTCTTTACTATATATTTATTTATATTTAGTAATATATTCTCACAATTCATTTTGTGGCTCAATAACGTAATTTAA
- the nusG gene encoding transcription termination/antitermination factor NusG yields the protein MAEIKPDWYVIQVISGTEENVKQSLFQRRESFGLEEYILDVFVPTHDVVTVRAGGTKVKKKKNILPGYILVQMRVSNESWYIVRNTPNVTGFLGAGNIPVPVSGEELAQLRGKVENKEDTYSTKFKTGDMAVITKGPFEGNEGLITEINESKGLVKININLLGRDTPIELDFSQVVVR from the coding sequence ATGGCAGAAATCAAACCAGACTGGTACGTAATACAGGTAATATCAGGAACAGAAGAAAACGTAAAACAATCACTTTTTCAAAGAAGAGAAAGTTTTTGACTCGAAGAATATATACTCGATGTATTTGTTCCAACTCATGATGTTGTTACAGTGAGAGCGGGAGGTACAAAGGTTAAAAAGAAAAAAAATATCCTTCCTTGATATATCCTCGTTCAAATGAGAGTTTCAAATGAAAGTTGGTATATCGTAAGAAATACTCCGAACGTTACTGGTTTTCTTGGAGCAGGAAATATCCCAGTTCCAGTTTCATGAGAAGAGCTTGCTCAACTAAGATGAAAAGTTGAAAATAAAGAAGATACCTACTCAACAAAATTCAAGACTTGAGATATGGCTGTAATTACAAAATGACCTTTTGAAGGGAACGAAGGACTCATTACTGAAATAAATGAAAGTAAGGGACTCGTAAAGATAAATATAAACCTTCTTGGACGAGACACTCCAATAGAGTTAGATTTTTCACAAGTTGTTGTTCGATAA
- the greA gene encoding transcription elongation factor GreA, which produces MADSFIYLTQEGLTKLQEELRYLKEDKRVEIAEKLKEAISYGDLSENSEYEDARNEQSQVELRITELEDQLKNAKLIEEDKKSKSGEKKVNMGMTVTVQEAGSKEKETYKIVGTTEADILAETPRVSNESQFGKQLLGKKIGDSVSLKNGAGESISYKILEVA; this is translated from the coding sequence ATGGCTGATTCGTTTATATATTTAACGCAGGAGGGACTTACAAAACTCCAAGAAGAATTACGATACTTAAAAGAAGATAAAAGAGTTGAAATAGCTGAGAAACTGAAAGAAGCAATTAGTTACTGAGATCTATCTGAAAACTCTGAGTATGAAGATGCTCGTAATGAGCAATCTCAGGTTGAACTTAGAATAACTGAGCTTGAGGATCAACTTAAAAATGCTAAACTCATTGAAGAAGATAAAAAATCTAAATCAGGAGAGAAAAAGGTTAATATGGGTATGACAGTTACTGTACAAGAAGCTGGAAGTAAAGAGAAAGAAACTTACAAAATAGTTGGTACAACTGAAGCCGATATTCTCGCTGAAACTCCGAGAGTTTCAAACGAATCTCAGTTTGGAAAACAACTCCTTTGAAAAAAAATAGGGGATTCAGTTTCTCTAAAAAATGGAGCTGGAGAATCAATTTCTTACAAAATTTTAGAAGTAGCATAA
- a CDS encoding divergent PAP2 family protein yields MPTEYNVFYNTLILVPAVTFMLSVIIKGLVVKYATGIWDIERAVGSGGMPSVHSSVVVSLATAFALKYGIHSDFFAIVMGFTVIIIYDAINVRFEAGLHAKFINESLGEKLIPEKKLKESLGHLPSEAFAGSMLGVIVAIILFYI; encoded by the coding sequence ATGCCTACAGAATACAACGTATTTTATAACACTCTCATATTGGTTCCCGCAGTAACATTTATGTTATCGGTAATTATAAAGGGGCTTGTTGTTAAGTACGCAACTGGCATATGGGATATTGAGCGAGCTGTAGGAAGTTGAGGTATGCCTTCGGTTCATTCCTCTGTTGTAGTCTCTCTCGCAACGGCATTTGCACTAAAGTATGGAATTCATTCTGATTTCTTTGCAATTGTGATGTGATTTACTGTTATAATTATTTATGATGCTATAAATGTACGATTTGAAGCTGGGCTTCATGCTAAATTCATAAACGAGAGTCTTGGAGAAAAACTTATTCCAGAAAAAAAACTCAAAGAGTCTCTTTGACATCTTCCCAGTGAAGCATTCGCAGGTTCTATGCTCTGAGTGATAGTCGCAATAATCTTGTTCTACATATAA
- a CDS encoding trypsin-like serine protease encodes MKSSFLSILLIFFSIIGGVIGAAGYSYILKNYDIFEFLSDSQTISNKNITTLTTDLTDLQSNITTLARDVSPSVVSIVIKKDLVVYRSDPWGFFQQPAGTISRQVGGGSGFFITKNGTILTNKHVVADNTAAYTVITNDGIEYDAEVLATDPINDLAVIQIINSQNNNFNPLPFISSAEEINIGEFAIAVGNALAEFQNSVSLGIISGKERSIEASGQSLTGLIQTDAAINPGNSGGPLIDLSGRVIGINTAIASNSNGIGFSIALSQEKIDYILKSITESGKIKRPFIGINYIQNSQGVASELGLETDIGAYIIDEVDSIVVGSSAERAGLRPGDIILEINEKEINSNNTLQNIIQNSIPGETLRLVVLKKSGEQEEIELDLGEF; translated from the coding sequence ATGAAATCTTCTTTCCTGAGTATCCTACTTATATTTTTCTCAATTATTTGATGAGTTATATGAGCTGCCTGATATAGTTATATTTTAAAAAACTATGATATTTTTGAGTTTTTATCTGATTCTCAGACAATATCAAATAAAAATATTACAACTCTTACCACGGACCTAACTGATTTACAGAGTAATATTACAACTCTCGCTCGTGATGTTTCCCCATCAGTAGTGAGTATTGTTATAAAAAAAGATCTCGTTGTATACCGGAGTGATCCTTGGGGCTTTTTTCAACAACCTGCTGGAACTATAAGCAGGCAAGTTGGCTGAGGAAGTGGATTTTTTATTACAAAAAATGGTACTATTCTTACTAACAAACATGTCGTTGCTGACAACACTGCCGCGTATACTGTTATAACGAATGATTGAATTGAATATGACGCAGAAGTATTAGCAACTGACCCTATAAACGACCTAGCGGTAATTCAAATTATTAATTCTCAAAATAACAACTTTAATCCCCTTCCATTTATTTCATCAGCAGAAGAAATAAATATCTGAGAATTTGCAATTGCTGTTTGAAACGCACTTGCTGAATTTCAAAACTCAGTTTCTCTTTGAATCATCAGTGGAAAAGAAAGAAGTATTGAAGCTTCATGACAAAGTCTCACAGGACTCATTCAAACTGACGCGGCTATTAATCCTGGTAATAGTGGATGACCTCTTATTGACTTATCTGGTCGAGTAATAGGTATAAACACAGCTATCGCCTCAAACAGTAACTGAATTTGATTTTCTATAGCACTGTCTCAAGAAAAAATAGATTATATACTTAAATCTATTACAGAAAGTGGGAAAATAAAAAGACCATTTATAGGAATTAATTATATACAAAATTCACAGTGAGTCGCAAGTGAGCTCTGACTCGAAACAGATATTTGAGCCTATATTATAGATGAAGTCGATAGTATTGTAGTATGAAGTAGCGCTGAACGTGCTTGACTCAGGCCTTGAGATATAATATTAGAAATTAATGAAAAAGAAATTAACAGCAATAATACTCTTCAAAATATAATTCAAAACTCTATTCCTTGAGAGACTCTTCGTTTAGTCGTACTTAAAAAATCATGAGAACAAGAAGAAATAGAGCTAGACTTAGGAGAATTTTAA
- the radA gene encoding DNA repair protein RadA produces the protein MYICTDCGNESLKWKGQCEFCKEWNTLKESKVSSKLKKDGEVGELQNIKSKGENTEERIVTSSSELNAVLGGGIVQGSIILLSGEPGIGKSTLSLQLGNWIHEDIIYISGEETQGQISSRAERLDIEGKNIKILAENNIENVISTLKKNETKLVILDSISVMYSSEISGTAGSISQVRAITEMVVEYGKTTNTTFIIIGHVTKDGSLAGPKTLEHMVDTVLYFEGDKFDNLRILRCLKNRFGSSSEIGLYKMEEKGLIDIENPGLEFISDSEDALGSALSVTMEGTRPLVIETEALTMYTKFGYPKRSARGIVGSKLDLIIAVLGKYSSIKLDSHDVYCNISRGLSIGEPGLDLAIAASIISSKTGKALSKKALYIGEISLTGKIKNVMFLERRIKEAEKMGFETLYIPEISSSLSSLLPKNAKIKCVQIKNIGELSKMFQ, from the coding sequence ATGTATATCTGTACAGATTGTGGGAATGAATCCCTCAAGTGGAAGGGGCAATGTGAGTTTTGTAAAGAGTGGAATACACTCAAAGAATCTAAAGTGAGTAGCAAATTAAAAAAGGATTGAGAAGTCTGAGAACTACAGAATATAAAAAGTAAGTGAGAAAATACTGAAGAAAGAATCGTTACCAGCTCTAGTGAGCTCAATGCTGTGCTTGGAGGATGAATAGTACAATGAAGTATTATCCTCTTGTCTGGAGAGCCAGGAATTGGGAAATCTACACTCTCACTTCAACTTGGAAACTGGATACATGAAGATATAATCTATATTTCAGGAGAAGAAACACAAGGTCAAATCTCAAGTCGAGCAGAAAGACTTGATATAGAAGGAAAAAATATAAAAATACTCGCAGAAAATAATATAGAAAATGTTATTTCTACTCTCAAAAAAAATGAGACAAAGCTGGTTATCCTTGATTCTATATCAGTGATGTACTCAAGTGAAATCTCTGGAACAGCAGGAAGTATCTCTCAAGTGAGAGCGATTACAGAAATGGTCGTTGAATATGGAAAAACGACAAATACTACATTCATTATCATAGGACATGTCACAAAAGATGGTTCTCTCGCTGGACCAAAGACACTTGAACATATGGTTGATACGGTACTGTATTTCGAATGAGATAAATTTGATAACCTCAGAATCCTGAGGTGTCTCAAGAATAGGTTCGGATCTAGTTCTGAAATTGGGCTCTACAAGATGGAGGAAAAGTGACTCATTGATATAGAAAATCCAGGTTTAGAATTTATAAGTGATTCTGAAGACGCTCTTGGCTCTGCACTCAGTGTGACCATGGAATGAACTCGTCCACTCGTTATAGAAACAGAAGCACTCACGATGTATACGAAGTTTGGATACCCAAAACGCTCTGCTCGGTGAATTGTTGGTTCAAAGCTTGATCTTATTATCGCAGTTCTTGGAAAATATAGCTCAATCAAACTAGATAGTCACGACGTGTACTGTAATATATCCAGAGGACTCTCTATCTGAGAACCAGGCCTTGACCTCGCTATTGCTGCAAGTATCATCTCGAGTAAAACTGGGAAAGCTCTTTCTAAAAAAGCACTCTATATTTGAGAAATATCACTTACTTGAAAAATTAAAAATGTAATGTTTCTCGAAAGACGTATAAAAGAAGCTGAAAAAATGTGATTTGAAACACTCTATATTCCTGAGATTTCAAGCTCTCTTAGTTCACTCTTACCAAAAAATGCAAAAATAAAGTGTGTTCAAATAAAAAATATTTGAGAATTATCTAAAATGTTTCAATAA
- a CDS encoding MBL fold metallo-hydrolase encodes MKIHPIITHNSLQNIFYILEFGNKQALVIDPCDAELCNNFLDENNLTLEKILITHEHADHYSAVSELDCHEIYASSIASASLPFHVSYEFKDDEEIFFEAGDVSLRVVDVPGHTPGHVMFEYIVHERVEALFVGDTLFAAGVGNVYSGNVNDLFESIQKFKKYRDQVVIYPGHDYLENNIQFTLKYFPELKLKAQEILQQKGDSVYFTNLLQERSINVFIHASEEEFIEWRRLRNTW; translated from the coding sequence ATGAAAATACATCCAATTATTACACATAACTCACTCCAAAATATTTTTTATATTTTAGAGTTTTGAAATAAACAAGCTCTCGTAATAGATCCTTGTGATGCTGAACTTTGTAATAATTTTCTTGATGAAAATAATCTGACTTTAGAGAAGATTCTTATCACTCATGAACATGCTGATCATTATAGTGCTGTTTCTGAGCTTGATTGTCATGAGATATATGCAAGTAGCATAGCATCAGCATCTCTACCATTTCACGTGAGTTATGAATTTAAAGATGATGAAGAAATATTTTTTGAAGCATGAGACGTGAGTCTGCGAGTAGTAGATGTACCAGGTCATACACCCTGACATGTTATGTTTGAGTATATCGTACACGAGAGAGTGGAAGCACTCTTTGTAGGAGATACTCTTTTTGCTGCGTGAGTAGGAAATGTCTATTCTTGAAATGTGAATGATTTATTTGAAAGTATTCAAAAATTTAAAAAATATAGAGATCAGGTCGTGATATATCCTGGACATGATTATCTCGAAAATAATATACAGTTTACTTTAAAATATTTTCCAGAACTTAAACTCAAGGCTCAAGAGATACTACAGCAAAAAGGAGATAGTGTATATTTTACAAATCTCTTACAAGAACGCAGTATAAATGTATTTATACATGCAAGTGAAGAAGAATTCATAGAATGGAGAAGATTGAGAAATACTTGGTAG
- a CDS encoding lactoylglutathione lyase, giving the protein MKFLHTMVRVHDLEESLNFYCDILGLKEIRRKENEAGKFTLVFLATHDGAPEVELTYNWGSEENYKTGRSWGHLAYEVENIYEYCEMLQNKGVTILRPPRDGFMAFIKSPDDVSIEILQKGNALEPQSPWNEMENVGSW; this is encoded by the coding sequence ATGAAATTTTTACACACAATGGTCAGAGTGCATGATTTAGAAGAATCACTCAATTTTTACTGTGATATACTTGGACTGAAAGAAATACGAAGAAAAGAAAATGAAGCAGGTAAATTTACCCTTGTATTTTTAGCGACTCACGATGGAGCTCCAGAAGTAGAACTGACCTATAATTGGGGAAGCGAGGAAAACTATAAAACTGGTCGTAGTTGGGGACACCTTGCTTACGAAGTTGAAAACATATATGAATATTGTGAAATGCTTCAAAATAAGTGAGTCACCATTCTTAGACCACCACGAGATGGATTTATGGCATTTATCAAATCTCCAGATGACGTATCTATTGAAATACTTCAAAAAGGCAATGCTCTCGAACCACAATCTCCATGGAATGAGATGGAAAATGTTTGAAGCTGGTAA